The Pseudoxanthomonas suwonensis sequence GCTGGCCGGCGAATACGGCAGCACCAGCACCAGGTGGTCGGCCTGCGCCAGCAGGGTGTCGAAATCGACGTAGCGCGCGCCCACCCGGCGCTCGACCGTCTCCGGCAAGCGCGAGCGGTTGTGGTACAGCACCTTCATGCCGAAGCCGTGGTGGCCGCGGCGGGCGATGCCCTGCCCGATCCGGCCCATGCCAAGGATGCCCAGGGTGCTGCCGTGGATGTCGGCGCCGAGCATCGTCGAGAACGACCACTGCTTCCAGCGGCCTTCGCGCAACCAGCGCTCGGACTCGGTGATCCGGCGCGCGGCGGCCATCAGCAGTGCGAAGCCGAGGTCGGCGGTGGTCTCGCTCAGCACCTCGGGCGTGTTGGTGGCGACGATGCCGGCCGCATCCAGCGCGGGAATGTCGAGGTTGTTGTAGCCGACGCCGACGTTGGCGATGGCGCGCAGGCGCGGGGCGCCAGCGAGTTCCTGCGCACCGATGCGCTCGTTGAGCGTGACCAGCGCGCCGTCGGCCTCGCGCAGCGCGGCGGCGATGGCGGCCGGGTCGTGCTCGGTGACCTCCGCGACCGCATCCACGTCGCAGTGCGCCGCGAGCTGCCCGACAATGTCGTCGAACAGTGGCTGCGACACCCATACGCGCGGACGCGATCCGGCCATGGCCCTAGTCCCGGCTCCCCTGCCCGGCCGCGCCGATATCGCCGGCGCCCGCGGGAATGCGCGGCGCGACCTCGCCGACGTCGCCGCACTGGGCGCGGTGGCGCAGCGCCTGGTCCATCAGCACCAGCGCGACCATTGCCTCGGCGATCGGCGTGGCGCGGATGCCCACGCACGGATCGTGGCGGCCGGTGGTGACCACCTCCACCGCGTTGCCGTCCACGTCCACGGTCGGCCCGGGCAGGCGCAGGCTGGAGGTGGGCTTGAGCGCGAGCGAGGCGACCACCTGCTGGCCGGTGGAGATGCCGCCGAGGATGCCGCCGGCGTGGTTGCTGGCGAAGCCTTCCGGCGCAATCAGGTCGCGGTGGTGCGTGCCCTTCTGCGCGACCACGCCGAAACCGTCGCCGATCTCCACGCCCTTGACCGCGTTGATGCTCATCAGCGCCGCGGCCAGTTCGCCGTCGAGCTTGCCGTAGATCGGTTCGCCCCAGCCCGGCGGCACGCCATCGGCGACCACCGTGACCCGTGCTCCGACCGAATCGCCGGACTTGCGCAGCGCGTCCATGTACGCCTCCAGCTCCGGCACCTGCGCCGCGTGCGGCCAGAAGAACGGGTTGTCTTCCACCGCGCTCCAGTCGAAGCCGGCCGGTGCGACTTCGCCCAACTGGGCCAGGAAGCCGCGCACGGTCACGCCGTAACGCTGCCTGAGCCACTTCTTGGCGATCACCGCGGCGGCCACGCGCATGGTGGTCTCGCGCGCCGAGCTGCGGCCGCCGCCGCGCGGGTCGCGGATGCCGTACTTCTGCCAGTAGCTGTAGTCGGCATGGCCCGGGCGGAACTGCGCGGCGATGTTCGCGTAGTCCTTGCTGCGCGCGTCGGTGTTGCGGACCAGCAGCGCGATCGGGGTGCCGGTGGTGCGGCCTTCGTAGACGCCGGACAGGATCTCGACCTCGTCAGCCTCGCGCCGCGCCGAGGTGTGGCGCGACTTGCCGGTGGCGCGGCGCTGCAGGTCGTGGGCGAACTCCTCCGGCGCCAGCTCCAGTCCTGGCGGGCAGCCGTCGACCACGCAGCCGATGGCCGGGCCATGCGACTCGCCGAAGGTGGTGATCGACAACAGCTTGCCGAAGGTGTTGCTGCTCAAGGCGCGCTCCGCGGGGGAGAACCGGTGGAAGACGCGCAAGGATCGCATATCGGCGCGGTTGCTGCAGTGCGTCAGGCCAGGTCGAAACGTTGCCTTGGCAACGGTTTCGGCGGATCGAAACGGGGAGCGTTACCCGCACACCAACCGGACAAGGCAAGAACGCTGGCTTCGGACGGAGTCCGCCACCGCGTGGGGGATGGCCCATCCCTCGGGACGACATCCTGTCTTTACTCGGGTCGTGGCACATCCATGTGCCACTTGGTCCATCCCCCATGCGGTGGCGGACTTTCGCGATCTTTAAGACCTGTGTCTTCGGTCGCGCGGGAGACAAAGCAGCGCTTTGGCCTGGCCGTAGCTCTTGCTCCACCGAAGCGCATACCCGGACCCGCACCGAAGGCCGTCGGCCTGCGGGGAGGGGGGGGCAAGTGGCACATGGATGTGCCACGGCCCTGAGTAAAGACAGGATGTCGTCCCGAAGGGTGCGCCCCCTCCCCGCAGGACGGCGGACTCCCTCCGAAGCCAGCGCGTTCGCGTTTGCCTTTGCCCTTCCGGCCTGCGAAACCTCAGCTCCGCGCCGCGGCCAACTCGGCGATGCGCGCGTTGTGCGCGATCAGGTCGCGGCACTCGACCGCGAAGATGCCCATCTGCCCGACCTTGAACTCGATCCAGGCCAGGTCCAGTTCCGGCAGCAGTTCGACCAGGTGCCGCTCGGACTCGCCGACCTCGCAGATCAGCAGGCCGTCCTGCGACAGGTGCAGCGGCGCGTCGCGCAGGATCTTCAGCACCAGGTCCAGCCCGTCGGGGCCGGCGCGCAGGCCCAGTTCCGGCTCGTACGAATATTCC is a genomic window containing:
- a CDS encoding 2-hydroxyacid dehydrogenase, whose amino-acid sequence is MAGSRPRVWVSQPLFDDIVGQLAAHCDVDAVAEVTEHDPAAIAAALREADGALVTLNERIGAQELAGAPRLRAIANVGVGYNNLDIPALDAAGIVATNTPEVLSETTADLGFALLMAAARRITESERWLREGRWKQWSFSTMLGADIHGSTLGILGMGRIGQGIARRGHHGFGMKVLYHNRSRLPETVERRVGARYVDFDTLLAQADHLVLVLPYSPASHHLIDAAALAKMKPTATLVNVARGGLVDEPALADVLAHGRLAAAGLDVYEGEPAVRPELLALRNVVLTPHIGSASLATRRAMVQLAVDNLLAALGVGPRAGHPANPVTAKKTTAIAGQGEGKAAAGKRQGTSA
- the aroC gene encoding chorismate synthase; amino-acid sequence: MSSNTFGKLLSITTFGESHGPAIGCVVDGCPPGLELAPEEFAHDLQRRATGKSRHTSARREADEVEILSGVYEGRTTGTPIALLVRNTDARSKDYANIAAQFRPGHADYSYWQKYGIRDPRGGGRSSARETTMRVAAAVIAKKWLRQRYGVTVRGFLAQLGEVAPAGFDWSAVEDNPFFWPHAAQVPELEAYMDALRKSGDSVGARVTVVADGVPPGWGEPIYGKLDGELAAALMSINAVKGVEIGDGFGVVAQKGTHHRDLIAPEGFASNHAGGILGGISTGQQVVASLALKPTSSLRLPGPTVDVDGNAVEVVTTGRHDPCVGIRATPIAEAMVALVLMDQALRHRAQCGDVGEVAPRIPAGAGDIGAAGQGSRD